In the genome of Candidatus Binatia bacterium, the window CGCTTCTCGGCGAACGCGCGGCGTCCCTCCGCGAAGTCCTCGCTCGCGAGCGCCTCGTTGCGTAGCCGCGTGAAGTGCGCGACCTCGATCTCGGTGAAGCCGCCGTGCGCGCGCAGCGCGTGCAACATCTGCTTGGTCGCGCGCAGCGTGCGCGGCGCGAGCGCCGCGATCTCACGCGCGAGCGCGAGCACCTCGCGCTCGAGATCCGCAGCCGGGTGCACGCCGTTCAGGAGCCCGAGCGCGAGCGCGCGCTCCGCCGGCATCGGACGCGCAGTCAGCATCAGCTCGGCGACCAGCGTAGGGCTCGCGCGCTCGGCGAGCCGCGCCACGCCGTCGGGGTCGTAGACCACCGACAGCTTCGCCGCCGGGATCGCGAAGCGCGCGTCGTTCGCGGCGTAGCGCAGGTCGCACGCGCACACGACCTCGACGCCCGCGCCGTACGCGCCGCCGAAGACCATGGCGAGGACGGGGTAGGGGAAGCGCTCGATCGCCTCGATCGCGGTCGACAGCGGGTGACGCGACGCCTCCTGCGCGGCGCCGCCGCGGATCGCGCCGATGTCGTAGCCCGACGAGAAGATCTTCTCGCCCTCGCCGCGCAGGACGACGGCGCGGACGTCCTCCTTGCCGAGCGCGTCGAGCGTGCGTGCGAGCTCGAAGAGGAGGTCGGGGTCGAGCGCGTTGCGCTTGCTCGGGTTGGCGATGGT includes:
- a CDS encoding enoyl-CoA hydratase-related protein, producing MTRTSEAAEQAGIRVERNERLAILTIANPSKRNALDPDLLFELARTLDALGKEDVRAVVLRGEGEKIFSSGYDIGAIRGGAAQEASRHPLSTAIEAIERFPYPVLAMVFGGAYGAGVEVVCACDLRYAANDARFAIPAAKLSVVYDPDGVARLAERASPTLVAELMLTARPMPAERALALGLLNGVHPAADLEREVLALAREIAALAPRTLRATKQMLHALRAHGGFTEIEVAHFTRLRNEALASEDFAEGRRAFAEKRAPRFGGE